Part of the Chroogloeocystis siderophila 5.2 s.c.1 genome, TCGTGTCTACTTAGCGGCTCCCCGTTTCGTTCTTAACCCAACTGCGTAACTCCTGTACTTAAAAACAAGGGTTGTAGCGCAGGCTGAAACCCATTTTACTAAACTTGGACTAAATCATCGTGTATATACAAGGTTAGTATGGTAGCTCCTCATCAGCAGGGAGAAACTCAAAGTCAAGAATTTGATCTGCTGAGTAAGAACACTTCGTGGGGAACACATCAGCTGGCAGACGAGTCTCTAGCGTCGCTATTTCAATAGCATCGGTGTAAGCTTCTGGTACTAAGTCTGATACACGCAACTTCAGGCTTGGCTGTTGTTTACATAATCGTGCAATGCGTTTTCTACCATTTAAAATTGAACCTTGCCAACTCCGACTACGCGCTTTAAGTTGATATTCCCATTTGAGTAAATGCGTGAGAATTACAACTAAATAACTCTCTAATGCGTTTTCATTACTGCGGTTCAATCCCTCTAGTTCCTCAATCAGATTATCAATGTCTAAATTGTCCCATTGATGACTTTTGAGACTATCAATTTGACTGGCTAACCATAGCCCGTAATCTGTATCGTAAAGCTTGTTTGTATTTGGACTCATAGTTCCTCCTCTCCTAGTAATTCCCACGGGGCATTTTCAATCAGCGACTTAAATTGCAATAGGTAATCCCACGAGCGACTATACTTGTATTCTCCCTTTTGTGCGGGATTGCTACCGTATTCTTGCCGTTTATCTTCGATAAATTGATTGATAGCTTTGAGAATGATTTCTTGTGGTGCTTCTTTATCTCTTACCCACTTCTCGATAATGTCAGTTCAGGAGGTATTGAGAGTATCGGCAAGTTCGCCTAAACATAGCTCTAAGGGTCGTGAATCCTGCTATTAGCTAATTCACGCTTTACTTGTGTAAGATCCATATTGTATTTCAATTTAGTCCCTTCAATAAAAGGGATTTCTACAGTGGCTCTCTCAAATTTTCTCTGTATGAGGTTTTTAAGGGTCGGGTGTGCGAATGCCTTCGCATTTGCCAACACAATTATACTCATCACTGTTTCACAAGTACAAGAAGAT contains:
- a CDS encoding DUF29 domain-containing protein, with amino-acid sequence MSPNTNKLYDTDYGLWLASQIDSLKSHQWDNLDIDNLIEELEGLNRSNENALESYLVVILTHLLKWEYQLKARSRSWQGSILNGRKRIARLCKQQPSLKLRVSDLVPEAYTDAIEIATLETRLPADVFPTKCSYSADQILDFEFLPADEELPY